Genomic segment of Psychrobacter sanguinis:
CTGTACCACCACCTCTTTAGTCAATGGGTTGGCCACAGCAGCTGTGTCAATTTGCGACACAATGGCATAGCCATCAATGGACTGAATCCACACGCCTGCTGCCACAAAAAGTACCACCATTACCACAGCAGAGATCATCGTGTATTTAATGGTACGTTGTTGAATGCCATTCTCTGTACGGTGGGCAAGAAAAGCCCCACCCTGCATGATAAGCATAGTAGCACTGACCAAACCACAAAGAATTGCGAAAGGATTCAATAAATTCCAGAAGCTACCGGTATAGGTAGAGCGCATCATATTATCAAAACTAAAAGGCACCCCTAAAAATAAGTTTCCGAATGCCACACCGAATACCACTGCCGGTACAAAAGAGCCGACAAATAGGCCCCAGTCCCAGGCATTTCGCCATCTTTGGTCTTTCACTAAGTTACGGTATTTAAAGCCTACAGGACGGAAAAACAAGGCCCATAATACCGCCATCATGGCCCAATAGAAACCACTGAAGGCTAACGCATAGACCATTGGCCAAGCGGCAAATAATGCCCCACCTGCGGTAATAAACCAGACTTGGTTACCTTCCCAGTGAGGACCGACTGTATTAACGATAACACGACGTTCATCATCATCTTTGCCGACGAATGGCAATAGGGTACACACCCCCATGTCGTGTCCATCCATAATGGCAAAACCAATCAGTAAAGCCCCGACTAAAAGCCACCAAATAATTTTTAGCGTTTCATAATCAAACAACATGGTCGACCTCCTTTTTGCCACTTACAGGTGTCACATTACGCGGAGTTTCTCCATCATAACGACCTGTGCCTAAGCTTGCTGGACCTAACTTCACATACTTAACCATTAGATAAACTTCAATGATAAGTAAAATAGTATAGAAACCTACGAAGCCTGCTAATGAGCCATAAACGTTGGCCACACTAAAGTTGGTAACTGAAAGGTAGGTAGGCAGAACCCCATAAATAGTCCAAGGTTGACGGCCATATTCCGCCACAAACCAACCAAGCTCAATGGCAATCCACGGTGCTGGCAACATAATGACAGCCCATTTTAACAACCATGTTTTTTCTGCAAAGTTGCCTTTTACGGTATGCCACATACTGGTTGCAAATAATGCCAACATTAAGAAACCAAGACCCACCATACCGCGGAATGACCAGAACATAGGTTTTACGGCAGGAATGGTGTCATCCACTGCTTTTTGAATCATCTCTGGGGTAGCTTGTGACACATCTTGAGTGTACTTTTTAAGCAATAAACCAAAGCCTAGGTCATCTTTCACTTCTTCAAACTGTGCTTTCAACATCTCATCTTTAGGATTTTCACGCAGCTGTTCAAGCAAGCTGACGGCAACAATCCCATTTTGAATACGTACTCGGTTCACAGCCTTGATGTCGTGAATACCTGGAATTTCTTTATCAAGCGAACGCGTACCGATTAGTCCCATCGCGTAAGGAATCTGAATCTGCCAATCGTTCTTTTGCTCTTTTTCATTAATACCTGCAATCAGGTTAAAAGAAGCCGGTGCAGGTTCGGTATGCCACATGGCCTCAATCGTTGCCATCTTGGTTTGCTGAGCGGCACCGATTGAATACCCTGATTCATCCCCTAAAACGATAACACTTAAAATAGAAGCAATACCAAAGGCTGAAGCCACTTGGAAGCTACGCTTGGCAAAAGGCACATCGCGCTTGCGAAGCAAGTACAGGGCAGAAATAGAAAGTACAAACATTGAGGCAGTAACATAGCCTGCAGAGACAGTATGTACGAATTTATTCTGCGCATCAGGGTTGAATAAGATAGTGGCGAAACTGTCCATTTCCATGCGCATGGTTTCATAGCTAAAGGACGCCCCTACTGGGCTTTGCATCCAGCCGTTAGCAATCAAAATCCATAACGCAGAAAGGTTGGTCCCTAAGGCCATTAGCATAGTAACGATCAAATGCTGGGCACGAGACAATCTATCCCAACCAAAAAAGAATAGACCCACCATGGTGGATTCAAGGAAGAAAGCCATTAAACCTTCAATGGCAAGAGGGGCACCGAAGATATCACCCACATAATGCGAATAATAAGCCCAGTTAGTACCAAACTGGAACTCCATGGTAATCCCAGTGGTTACCCCTAGAGCAAAGTTAATACCGAAGAGTTTGCCCCAGTACTTAGTCATGTCCTTCCAGATTTGATTACCTGTTGTGACATAAACGGATTCCATAATGACCAGAATCCAAACCATACCCAAGGTTAATGGGACAAATAAAAAGTGGTAAAGCGCCGTCACCGCAAACTGCAAGCGGGATATATCAACTAGATGTTCAGTAATCATACCAAACTCCCTAAAAAGAAGGATCAAATCACACTATGACTTGATAGGCATAGCTTTGATATGCAAAGTATAGGACCACCTTACTGCTCACATCCCTACTGGCTGGCCCTATCTCCCTACTCCTGTTACCCTATCAAACCAAACGAGTGATTAACCCTGCATTACCGATAAGTTTTAACATCTATAAACCACATTAGATGCTAATAAGCGATTAAAACGATTATCACAAAACACTACTGAAGAATACGACTTAGCCTCTGTTACTGCTCTAAACCATTCATCTTTATTTTATAATATATAATTTTATAAAGTATAAAAAATAGAGTACTCACTGGGCACATAATTAGATACAACGTTAAATACAATAAAACCACTATATCAACAATGATTTATTGCGGCTTATATTACTCGATTTAAAATATTTGTTCCATAAACTGTTCACTTTTATTTCACAACAGCAATGATAAACGTGGCAAATTATCAAGATAATCACCGAACTTTGTCCTATGCTAAATATTTTATAGGGTTCTATTACGGGCCCAAGGTTTCGCGAGATACATTAACATACATTGGCTTTTCAATGTAGTAAGCTTAGAATGTTTGCTAAATCATACACCCATTGAAAAACATATTTTTTAACTTTTGTATCTTATAACTTTCTCTTTTTTTTCTAAATCAGACGTTACTATGGCCACCCTTTCTACTGCCGAAAAAAGCTTTTTAAAACAGCTGGTAAATACCGTGCGCCGACCTCTTAGTCTGGCGTGGCTACTCACGGTTATAAGCACCCTTATTTTTGTGTGGCAAGCTTGGCTACTCGCCAGCCTCTTCAGCTTATGGCTAACCAACTACTTTAATAAGATACCGTTATCCACGGGTATTGATTCTGCTTGGTTTATAGGACTTGCACTGTGCTTTGTACTGCGACCTTTACTCAATATGGGGCGAGAATTATTGAGTAGCCGAGCCAGCTTAAAAGTCCGTAGTGAGTTAAGACAGTCATTACTGTCTACCATGGCTACTTTAGGGCCTAACTTACGTCATTTCGGCAGCGATGGCAGTATTTCCAGTCAAATTATTGACCAAACTGATGCCCTAGATGGGTTTATCAGCCGTTTTAGTGTGCAAAAGAATGTCACCGTTACCACGCCCCTTATTCTACTGATAGCAGTGGCTTGGCAGAGTAAGTTTGCAGCCGCACTACTGTTAATGACCGCCCCTTTAGTGCCTATATTTATGATCCTAATTGGTCATCTTACCGCCAAAAAAAACGCGGCTCAATTTAGTGCCTTGTCACAGTTAAGTGGTCGTTTTTTGGATTGGATTCGGGGTATGCCAACTCTGAAACGACTACAAGCCACTTCCATTGCCGAGCAGGACTTGGCCATTAGTAGTGAAGAGTATCGTCGCCGCACTATGGATGTACTGAAGATTGCGTTTTTAAATGGTGCAGTACTTGAGCTGTTGGCCGCCCTGAGTATCGCACTGGTTGCGGTCTATCTTGGTTTCGGATTAATGGGTATTTTGCCGTGGGACAAAGGTCATGTCCCTGTGGCTTATTTCGGGGCGTTATTTATTTTACTATTAGCCCCTGAATTTTATGTCCCTCTACGTCAACTTGGTGCGGATTATCATGCCAAAGCTGAAGCCGAAGGCGCGGTACAAAGCTTGTTGCCCATTATTAAAGCAGCGCAGCTTAGCAAAGGCGACTCAGTAGATACCTTCAAATTTGATTCTGAGAAAGACACAAGTCCGGAGGATCTGTCACAAGCTCCTGTCGACTTATCAAAACCCTTTGGATTAACAATAACAAACGTCAGCATTCAGACCCCTATTATTAGCGAAGATAATATTCTTAGCGGCGATAGCATTATTAGCGACAATATTTCAGAACAATACCTAAGCCCTGCTGCTGATGGCTCTAAAGTTGATGGCTCTAATATTAAGGGTTCGGATGCTCATGCCACTGATAGTTTAGTCAAAGCAATGACTTATCGCACCCGTTTGGCCCCAGTCAGTTTCGAGTTACAGCCTACAGAAAGGATAGCCTTGACGGGAGACAGTGGCAGCGGCAAGTCCAGTTTATTACAGGCGATAATGGGATTCGTTGATTATCAGGGTACTATCCAAATTACCCTTGCCAATTCAGAGCGTATAGACATCAAACAACTGCCTCAACAGCAGCTCAGACAACACATGGGCTACTTAGCACAGCAGGTGGCATTGATGCCACTGACCATCGCTGAAAACTTACGCCTTGCCAATCCTAATGCCACAGACCAGCAGCTTATTGATGCGCTTAAAGAAGTCGAGCTTTGGCAGCTTATTGAGCGCTTGCCCCAAGGAATTAACACCCAGCTTGGCGATAGAGGTCAAGGTTTGTCAGGCGGTCAACAGCAGCGTTTGGGCATTGCCCAATTACTGCTAAGAAATGACAGTCTATGGCTATTAGACGAGCCCACTGAGCATCTCGACCCCGATACCGCGCAGCGTATTCATCAACTTCTGCAGCGGGTTAGCATTGGCAAAACAGTCATATGGATTACCCATGCCTATGAGACGTTAAACTGGTTAGATAGACAAGTAACGCTGTCTCTTCCGGTAGCTTTGACTGAAATGGGAGGTGATTATGAATAAGCAGAAAGTCACTGAAAGCAAGGTCAACTCGCAGCAGCTACTAGATTCAGCAGCGCCTACCCCCGTGTTTCGCCTACGTGATATGTTTAAGCCCTCTTTTGATTTATGGGTATTCTCTTGGATCTTAGGACTGGTCACAGCGCTATCGATGATTGCACTATTGATGATATCAGGCTGGTTTATCACCGGAGCGGCTTTGGCTGGCATGATTGCGGTAGGGTCACATGCTTTTAACTATATGCTACCCGCCGGCATTATCCGTATGCTTGCCATGGCACGCACTGCAGGTCGCTATGGCGAGCTAATGGTATCGCACAATGCGGTTTTTGATTTATTGAAGACCTTACGCTTACGCTTTTTTAATCGCTTGGCTGCATTGCCGTTGATACAACAGCGTAATACGCTACATGCTTCACAATATATGCACCGCTTGGTCAGTGATATTGATAAGTTAGATGAGTTTATCCTTAGAGTAATCTCGCCTTGGCTGGTGGGCAGCGTTTCGGTTTTATTATTGGCTTTATTTATCAGCTGGGCATTACCTGTCAGTGCAGTGAGTAAAATTACGATTTATTTGTTGTTATTACTAGCGTTGCTACTGCCTTTGATTGTCAGCTTAAGAGGCATTAACCGCGCGAAAAAACTGTCGCAGGTTTCTGAAGCCCGTCGCCAAAAACTGCTTGCACCGTTGGCTATTATTACCCAACTGCTACTTTGGCGACAATGGCAAACCCAAACCAAAATTTATATCGCTCAAGACAATGAATTACAAAAGTTGGAATGGAGCGCTCAAAAACTACGCTCTACTGTCATGCTACTTATTCAATGGTTCTTTTATGCTGCCGTATTGGTGGTATTATTTTCAATATTCCAACTCTCTAGCAATGCTACCTCGCCTCAAGCTGTGCTTAATAACATAGATGTGCCACTGGTATTGGCAGTAACTTTAGGCTTATTAGGTATACAAGAGATTATTGTGCCGTTCGGTCAGCATTACTTGGCGTTAGGCAACAGTGTCTCTGCCAAAGATCGTCTCAATGCCTTATTAACCGCCTCAGAACTTGAACCAAATAGCGAAAAAACAATCTTCGATAATAAGACAGACGAGAACTATTCGGCGAGCAACCATAAACTTAAGAATCATGCAGGATTAAAACTACCCACTGGGCCACTTAACGCTAAGTTGACCCAGGTCTCTGCTAAAATTCCTAACGCTTTGGTAGGTGCACAAGATGTGAATGTTAGCATGCATTCTGGTACCCCCTTAATTATCAAAGGCCCTTCTGGATGTGGTAAATCTACCTTACTGCAAGCTTTGGCAGGTGAGCTGCCTTTAACCTCAGGTCACGCTACCTTAAACGATGCCAATTGGTTCGATTATGAGTGGCAAGATCAACTGGGTTATTTGGGGCAGCAATTGGATATCTTTGACCAAACTTTGGCCGCTAACCTACGCCTTGGCAAGGCAGATGCTACGGACGATGAGTTGTTAGTTGCTTTGGATAAAGTAGGTTTACTGCCTTGGTTACATGCTCAGCCTCAAGGGTTAGATACGCCTTTAGGAGAATATGGTGCCGCTATCTCTGGCGGACAGGCCAGACGCGTTGCTTTAGCCCGACTGCTCTTAAAGCCGCGCCGTGTGTTACTGCTTGATGAACCCTTTGCCGGACTAGACGTCGAGACCCGTGAGAAAGTATGGCATAGTGTGCGGGTCCATCAGCAGCAAGATTTATTGATTGTAGTCAGTCACCACGAGTGGGACATGGGCCAATGTGACGTGCTAAGGTTGAAAGAAAATATTTTTATTGATTAGATTTGGTGCTAATATAGTTTAGTTAATTTAACTATTTACATGTAATGAAAACTCAACCAAACCAAGCTGAATCTCTATCAAAAGGAATATTAATCCCTCATGGATAATATAAAAACAGCAGTAGAATCACTGGCCCAACCTGAAGCAGCAGTAGCACCTATGGATACTTTTGAAGCTTTTCGTATTATTGAAAAGCTTAGTGAAGGCATTAACCCTCTATCCGATGAGCCACTAACACCCAAGAGCCTATGTTTAAATGATGATATTCAACGGGCTTTGCAAGTGGCTATTCCTGCACTTCAAGCACGTATAAGATGGATTGAGCGCCAAGCACAGTTACCGGCCAATGCAGGCAAGCCTTGGGAAACAGAAGAGGAGGAAAGCCTCAATACAGGGTTTGATAATGGTGATAGCGTGGAGACTCTAGCTGAGCGTCATCAACGTACCAAAGGCTCTATTACTTCTAGATTGGTTAAAATGGGCAAAATAAGTGCTTAGTTTAAGGCTTGTCTTGTGGTCAACATCCTAGTTAGGACATCACTGCGAAACTTAGAACATTATCAGTTAGTCATATAAAATGAAAAAGGAGCAATCAATGATTGCTCCTTTTTTATTGGAAGATCAAGTCTGACTAATTAGATGGCTAAATCAGACTTTTCGCCCAATTCATACAAGGCACCAGCACGGCCCACAATTAACGGGTCCACATTACCGACTTGCTTCTGGTTTCTTCCTTCATAGGGAAGTTTATTTAATACATAACGCATGGCATTTAGACGAGCACGTTTTTTACAATCTGATTTGATAACAATCCAAGGCGACTCTGCCGTGTCCGTGTTATAGAACATGGCTTCTTTCGCTAAAGTATACTCATCCCACTTGTCTAGTGATGCCATATCAATAGGAGACAGCTTCCACTGTTTTAAGGGGTGCGCTTCACGTTGCTTAAAGCGACGACGCTGCTCATCACGGCTTACAGAGAACCAAAACTTAATGAGATGAATACCCGAATCAATCAAATGTCTTTCAAACTCGGGGGTTTGTTTCATAAAGATTTGGTACTGCTCTTCGGTACAGAAACCCATCACACGCTCAACGCCAGCACGGTTATACCAAGAACGGTCAAATAACACCATTTCACCGGCAGCAGGCAAATGCTGAATGTAACGTTGGAAATACCATTGCCCCATTTCACGTTCTGTCGGCTTATCAAGCGCTACTACCCTGGCACTACGAGGGTTTAGGTTTTCCATAAAGCGTTTGATAGAACCCCCTTTACCAGCCGCATCACGACCTTCAAAGATAATAACCACTTTTTGATTGTTTTCACGTACCCACTTCTGTAGTTTCAGTAGCTCTACTTGTAGGTGGTATTTTTGCTTTTCATACGTTTTACGGGATAAACGGTTTTTATAAGGATAGCCGCCTTCACGCCAGTTATCTGACAACTCATCGTCTTTTTTCTCACCTGTTTTAACCGCATTGGCTAACGCATGTTTTGCAAATAAATCTTTAAGCTTTTCAAGATCATCGGGTGAAGCATCATGTATTAACGCTTGTAAATTTTCAGAGATACTATCGAAATTACCTTCATTCAAGTCTTTCAATAATACTTGGTCAATAACCTCTTTGGTCTTGATTCGTGAGCCATCTTTTTTCTTCTGTGTTTCATACTTTTCAATCTTTTTTTGATTGGTCACGTACTCATCATTAATCTTTTCTGGTTTACCGCTTTTCTTTGACATGCTCACTCCTCATTGTTAACTATCTAACCTAGATTAAATAGATTTATTTAATTATTATAGCAAAGACTGCGTAACTTAATTCACAAAAATCACCATCTATGAATTGTTTTATGGTTGTAAGCTTTAAACCCTTAAAATATTTATGGATTAACTAAGATTCATTTGAGCATTATGATTTTATTATTGTTATCCTGATATCCGTAAATGCTCTATTATCGAATCCACGATCCTAAAAACCACTTACTAGAGCGCACTCAGAACTAATTTCGATAACCATAAAAAAGTCTCACTCCTTTACGAAGTGAGACTTTTTAAAATTCAGGTCAGACCTTCTAAAATTTAAGTTGCTACACTATAAATAGCACCCATTAAACTCGTTAAGCCTTTTTAACCACCGATGACTTTAACTTCATTTGACCAAAACCATCGATTTTGCAGTCAATGTCATGGTCGTCTGGAGCGTCATGTAGTAAACGAATGCTTTTCACTTTTGTGCCGACTTTCAAGGGCGTAGAAGAACCTTTCACTTTTAAATCTTTGATAACAGTAACGGCATCGCCATCCTGTAATTCATTACCCACTGCATCACGAATCACATTATCTTCTGCAGCAGCAGCCGTTCCATCTGATTCAGCAGCTGTCCATTCGTGAGCACACATAGGGCAAACCAATAAGGCGCCATCTTCATAAGTTAAATCAGAATCACAATTAGGGCAATTAGGTAAGCTCATTTTATCCTCATTTCCATTATTTAAGATACAGTATTGAATTCATATCGTTTAGTATTGTAGCCTAAACTGCAGATTTTTGCTCAAACAAGCGGTTGAAATAATCTTATTCAGCCAAATTAAAGTAGTAACTACCGTGACTTTAATAAGTTACATACTGCCACTACGGACAAAAGTACGATATTACGACGCCTTTATAATAATCGACAATATATCTTGCCCATAGACTCACTTAATATATCAATCACATAGACTGAATTAAAAATTTTAAAAAACCACTAAAAAGGATGCCCACTGTGAGCAATTTAACGTTTAAACAAATCACTTTACAAGGTGAAGATGCTGGAAAATTCTTACAAAGCCAGTTAACGGTTAATATCAACAAAATCGATTTAAGTTATATTCCAGCGGCTATTGCCAATCTAAAAGGTCGTATCGAATTTGGTATTTGGGTCAAAAAACAAGCGGAAGATCAGTTTGATATCGTAATCAGTGCCGACTGTCTACCAAGCTTACAGGCTCACTTAAAAAAATTCGGTGCTTTTTCTAAGTTCACTACCTCAGAGCCCATTGATATCTATCCTTGTGTGTTAGGCGCAGACACGGATGAACAAGAGGCTACCTTTAGCCATAATGCAGACAAGTGCGATGTGGAAGAATGGAAAGCCCTAAGTATTGCGACAGGCAACTATTGGATTGTAGAGGCGACTCAAGAGCTGTTTCAACCTCAAGAACTGAGATTACATCAACGTGGCGGAGTAGATTATGATAAAGGCTGTTACCTAGGCCAAGAAGTTATCGCTCGAATTTACTTTAAAGCCTCACCGAAAGCTTTCTTACACCGCGTCAAAGGTGAGGGGGAAGTTCCTCAACCTGGCGCGAGCTTGGATAAGGTCCAAGTGGTGAATGCTATTGCAACACAAGATAATTTAGGCTTTGAAGCGTTAGTTGTGGCCCGCCCTGAACATTTAGAGAACTCCGAGCTACAGCTATTACCTTTGCCTACAGCCCTACAAGGCAATGTGGCACGTGATGCTTAAAGTTTAAGTCAACCTTCCTTTAATAGTCCTCATTCAATCGGTCTTATTTTAGTTGGCTTTATTTTAGTCAAATAAGTTTTAACCAACTTTATAGGGTCTATAACAACGAGTTAGACTGTTTTAGAAACCAAAAAAAAAGCGATCCTAAGATCGCTTTTTTGATGGCTACTTCTTTTTTGATGGCTACTTATTGACTGTCAATTTATAAATTGACTAGCGGTCATTACTGGGCAGCTGCGTTTGCTTTAGCCGCTCTGTCAGCCATTTTGCTTTGGAATTTGGCTTTTTGCTCTTCACGCATTTTTTTCAATTCTGCTCTTTGCTCAGCAGTTAAAATCTGAGCCATCGTATGCTGTGCTTGAACACGCTCAACAAATCTCTGCTTTGATAACGCGGCTTGTTGATCAGCTAAGCTATTTAAGGCGGCAGTGTTTAAAGTTGGGCTATTAATTAACGCTTCAGTCTGTGCATGCAGTTGCTGCATTTTTGCTTTGTCTTGCTGAGCATTGGCTTGACGCTTCTGCTTCTGTGCTTCTCGCAAGGCTTTCATCTGTGCTTTTTGTTGATCCGTTAAATTAAGCTTCTCAAAACTACCACGCTTACCCATATGGTGACCACCTTTAGAGTGCTCACCTTTTTTGTGCTGCATTTTAGTGGCTGGCGTGGTTTGAGACTCAGAAACTGCACTGGCCTGAGTACAGCCTACCATTGCCAAACTACCTGATACTGCCAATATCGAACTTAATACTAATTTTTTCATACCCATTACCCTTAAAGTGGTTTTTACATTAAATTTTCTTAATCAAATTTTTTGAGCCATCAAGTTTATTGAATCTATTAATTTATCGACCCGTCGAAGGTCGTGAACTCAATAACTTTAGCACTTTGATTCATTGACGCTATCATAAGCCACTTCTAAGTAACTTAATTTGATGAAACTTTAAGAAAGGTAACAATTGCAACAATACAGTTCCTCTGCCCTTGCTTGTGTCAATGACCCTCGTTAGTATTCCTATGCAGCCAACTTCGATAACATTATTTTAAATAAGTCTGGTTTTTAATAAGTCTGGCCGTTAATAAGCGACGTATAATGCTGTTAACTTTCTATCTCTCCGGCTATCTCTCTCAGGGTTTGTTTATGACACATATTTTACTAGGCGATGACGACACAGAGCTTTCCGATCTATTGGTGGAATATCTCACCAATCACGGAATTGAGTGCGATTGTGCTTATGATGGAGAGCAGGTTCTACAGAAGCTGAAAACGAACAGCTATGACTTAATTGTGCTAGATATTATGATGCCAAAGATTGATGGGTTAAGTGTGCTGCGTCAGTTACCCACATTGACACAGACACCTGTCATTATGCTTACCGCCAAAGGTGATGAGATAGATCGTATCATTGGTTTGGCATTAGGGGCTGATGACTATATTGCTAAGCCTTGCAACCCACGCGAGC
This window contains:
- a CDS encoding zinc ribbon domain-containing protein YjdM — encoded protein: MSLPNCPNCDSDLTYEDGALLVCPMCAHEWTAAESDGTAAAAEDNVIRDAVGNELQDGDAVTVIKDLKVKGSSTPLKVGTKVKSIRLLHDAPDDHDIDCKIDGFGQMKLKSSVVKKA
- a CDS encoding Spy/CpxP family protein refolding chaperone, with amino-acid sequence MKKLVLSSILAVSGSLAMVGCTQASAVSESQTTPATKMQHKKGEHSKGGHHMGKRGSFEKLNLTDQQKAQMKALREAQKQKRQANAQQDKAKMQQLHAQTEALINSPTLNTAALNSLADQQAALSKQRFVERVQAQHTMAQILTAEQRAELKKMREEQKAKFQSKMADRAAKANAAAQ
- a CDS encoding ABC transporter ATP-binding protein/permease, producing the protein MATLSTAEKSFLKQLVNTVRRPLSLAWLLTVISTLIFVWQAWLLASLFSLWLTNYFNKIPLSTGIDSAWFIGLALCFVLRPLLNMGRELLSSRASLKVRSELRQSLLSTMATLGPNLRHFGSDGSISSQIIDQTDALDGFISRFSVQKNVTVTTPLILLIAVAWQSKFAAALLLMTAPLVPIFMILIGHLTAKKNAAQFSALSQLSGRFLDWIRGMPTLKRLQATSIAEQDLAISSEEYRRRTMDVLKIAFLNGAVLELLAALSIALVAVYLGFGLMGILPWDKGHVPVAYFGALFILLLAPEFYVPLRQLGADYHAKAEAEGAVQSLLPIIKAAQLSKGDSVDTFKFDSEKDTSPEDLSQAPVDLSKPFGLTITNVSIQTPIISEDNILSGDSIISDNISEQYLSPAADGSKVDGSNIKGSDAHATDSLVKAMTYRTRLAPVSFELQPTERIALTGDSGSGKSSLLQAIMGFVDYQGTIQITLANSERIDIKQLPQQQLRQHMGYLAQQVALMPLTIAENLRLANPNATDQQLIDALKEVELWQLIERLPQGINTQLGDRGQGLSGGQQQRLGIAQLLLRNDSLWLLDEPTEHLDPDTAQRIHQLLQRVSIGKTVIWITHAYETLNWLDRQVTLSLPVALTEMGGDYE
- the ygfZ gene encoding CAF17-like 4Fe-4S cluster assembly/insertion protein YgfZ; amino-acid sequence: MPTVSNLTFKQITLQGEDAGKFLQSQLTVNINKIDLSYIPAAIANLKGRIEFGIWVKKQAEDQFDIVISADCLPSLQAHLKKFGAFSKFTTSEPIDIYPCVLGADTDEQEATFSHNADKCDVEEWKALSIATGNYWIVEATQELFQPQELRLHQRGGVDYDKGCYLGQEVIARIYFKASPKAFLHRVKGEGEVPQPGASLDKVQVVNAIATQDNLGFEALVVARPEHLENSELQLLPLPTALQGNVARDA
- a CDS encoding cytochrome ubiquinol oxidase subunit I → MITEHLVDISRLQFAVTALYHFLFVPLTLGMVWILVIMESVYVTTGNQIWKDMTKYWGKLFGINFALGVTTGITMEFQFGTNWAYYSHYVGDIFGAPLAIEGLMAFFLESTMVGLFFFGWDRLSRAQHLIVTMLMALGTNLSALWILIANGWMQSPVGASFSYETMRMEMDSFATILFNPDAQNKFVHTVSAGYVTASMFVLSISALYLLRKRDVPFAKRSFQVASAFGIASILSVIVLGDESGYSIGAAQQTKMATIEAMWHTEPAPASFNLIAGINEKEQKNDWQIQIPYAMGLIGTRSLDKEIPGIHDIKAVNRVRIQNGIVAVSLLEQLRENPKDEMLKAQFEEVKDDLGFGLLLKKYTQDVSQATPEMIQKAVDDTIPAVKPMFWSFRGMVGLGFLMLALFATSMWHTVKGNFAEKTWLLKWAVIMLPAPWIAIELGWFVAEYGRQPWTIYGVLPTYLSVTNFSVANVYGSLAGFVGFYTILLIIEVYLMVKYVKLGPASLGTGRYDGETPRNVTPVSGKKEVDHVV
- the ppk2 gene encoding polyphosphate kinase 2, whose translation is MSKKSGKPEKINDEYVTNQKKIEKYETQKKKDGSRIKTKEVIDQVLLKDLNEGNFDSISENLQALIHDASPDDLEKLKDLFAKHALANAVKTGEKKDDELSDNWREGGYPYKNRLSRKTYEKQKYHLQVELLKLQKWVRENNQKVVIIFEGRDAAGKGGSIKRFMENLNPRSARVVALDKPTEREMGQWYFQRYIQHLPAAGEMVLFDRSWYNRAGVERVMGFCTEEQYQIFMKQTPEFERHLIDSGIHLIKFWFSVSRDEQRRRFKQREAHPLKQWKLSPIDMASLDKWDEYTLAKEAMFYNTDTAESPWIVIKSDCKKRARLNAMRYVLNKLPYEGRNQKQVGNVDPLIVGRAGALYELGEKSDLAI
- a CDS encoding amino acid ABC transporter ATP-binding/permease protein; translation: MNKQKVTESKVNSQQLLDSAAPTPVFRLRDMFKPSFDLWVFSWILGLVTALSMIALLMISGWFITGAALAGMIAVGSHAFNYMLPAGIIRMLAMARTAGRYGELMVSHNAVFDLLKTLRLRFFNRLAALPLIQQRNTLHASQYMHRLVSDIDKLDEFILRVISPWLVGSVSVLLLALFISWALPVSAVSKITIYLLLLLALLLPLIVSLRGINRAKKLSQVSEARRQKLLAPLAIITQLLLWRQWQTQTKIYIAQDNELQKLEWSAQKLRSTVMLLIQWFFYAAVLVVLFSIFQLSSNATSPQAVLNNIDVPLVLAVTLGLLGIQEIIVPFGQHYLALGNSVSAKDRLNALLTASELEPNSEKTIFDNKTDENYSASNHKLKNHAGLKLPTGPLNAKLTQVSAKIPNALVGAQDVNVSMHSGTPLIIKGPSGCGKSTLLQALAGELPLTSGHATLNDANWFDYEWQDQLGYLGQQLDIFDQTLAANLRLGKADATDDELLVALDKVGLLPWLHAQPQGLDTPLGEYGAAISGGQARRVALARLLLKPRRVLLLDEPFAGLDVETREKVWHSVRVHQQQDLLIVVSHHEWDMGQCDVLRLKENIFID
- the cydB gene encoding cytochrome d ubiquinol oxidase subunit II; translated protein: MFDYETLKIIWWLLVGALLIGFAIMDGHDMGVCTLLPFVGKDDDERRVIVNTVGPHWEGNQVWFITAGGALFAAWPMVYALAFSGFYWAMMAVLWALFFRPVGFKYRNLVKDQRWRNAWDWGLFVGSFVPAVVFGVAFGNLFLGVPFSFDNMMRSTYTGSFWNLLNPFAILCGLVSATMLIMQGGAFLAHRTENGIQQRTIKYTMISAVVMVVLFVAAGVWIQSIDGYAIVSQIDTAAVANPLTKEVVVQPGAWMANFEKYPWAWAFPALGVIMPLITAALLKAGKTLTAFVTSSFAVLGVIMTAGIALFPFVMPSSTFPNASLTVWDSVSSHLTLMVMFYVVVLLLPIIVFYTSWAYSVMRGKVTTAYIRENDHTAY